Part of the Anguilla rostrata isolate EN2019 chromosome 10, ASM1855537v3, whole genome shotgun sequence genome, tctctgtctctcaggagaGGAGTATGAGGGCTCTTCTCAGATCCTGAGGACCAAGAGCGACGCTGGCGTTTTGAGAAGAGGCGCCCGGCGGTCGGCGAGCGATCAGCGCAAAATCAGGCGTCACAGATTCTCCATCAACGGCCACTTCTACAACCACAAGGTGTGCcgtagccacgcccacccacccactgccttacatttcaaaaacactCTTTATGTGAAAGTATGTTGTCAATGTAAGTTGTGGAGAATAGATTTTTTTGCATATAActaaaattattacatttttgtcattgCTTATTTACTAATGTGTCACATTTCTGTCATTGCCTACTAGTATATTACCGAGGTTAAATATTTGGCATTGCTTTCTAGAGTAATGTAGGGGATATAATGAGTAAATTGACTAATCCAACCAAATGACTGAGTAACATGTAATTATTAGTGATATAATAGCTGGCATATTTAGCTTGAGTAAAAGACCTTGAGAAAGTGACGTTGGATCTTGTAGTTTTTAACCCTGCGCGTGTGTCCCTCACAGACGGCAGTCTTCACCCCGGCGTACGGCTCCGTCACTAACGTTCGCATCAACAGCTGCATGACCACGCCTCAGGTCCTGCGCGTGCTGCTCAACAAGTTCAAGATCGAGAACAGCCCGGATGACTTCGCGCTCTACCTGGTGCACACCAGTGGGGGTGAGTGTGCCCGCTGCTGCGTGTAGTCATAGCTCTGTGCtcattgcgtgtgtgtgtaacagtatcATGTGTATCAGTATCAGTATGTAACAATATATTGCAATTCATGTCTGAATGACAGTAATTATGCACATTTAGTGCCATTTGCTGTGTACAACAGaatctgtgtatgtttgtatgtttattatatggtatgtgtatggtgtgtgtgtgtgtgtctatggtatgtgtatggtgcgtgtgtgtttgtgtgtctgtgtgtgtggatggtatgtgtatggtgtgcgtgtgtgtgtgtatggtatgtgtatggtgcatgtgcacgtgtgtgtatggtatgtgtatggtgcgtgtgtgtgtatgtgtgggcgtgtgtgtgtgtgtgtgtgtgtgtgtgtgtgtgtgtgtgcgtgggcgtgtgtgtgtgtgtgtgtgtgtgtgtgtatgtgtgtgtgtgtgtgtggtgtgtgtgcgtgggtgtgtgtgtgtgtgtgtgtgtgtgtgtgtgtgcgcgcgcgtgtgtgtgtgtgtgtgtatgtatgtgtgtgtgtgtgtatgtgtgggtgtgtgtgtgttttacagagcGTGTCCAGCTGAAGCGATCTGATCACCCCCTGGTGCTGCGGGTGCTGCAGGGTCCGTGTGAGCAGGTCAGCAGGATCTTCCTCATGGAGCAGGATCTGGCGGAGGAGGTCACCTACGATGTAAGTCCCGCCTCTTTTCCCGCCTCCTTGACAAAGTCATTCACCAATCACCACACGAAAAAGCATTGCACCAGTCTTCCAGGAAACTGAGTCACCACTGCCATGGCATTGTGAGTCATAGCCCTCATTCATCTTAGCTCCGTATATCAAGGAGATCTTTGGCCCTCCTTTCTTCCTGCTTCCTTCATGGGCTGGGTACAGGCATGCAGATCAAAATCAGCCAagtggttgtgcgtgtgtggtttcCCAGTGTGGGTTTTCTAAAGAAACATAACATGAACAGAGCGACTGGGCAGTGTTCCAGAGTGTAATGATCCTGACTGCTTTCCACATTTCCTGTAAATGAGCCGTTTCAATTTGACAATTCTGATTCCCTCCACCAGGTGGCACAGTATATAAAGTTTGAGATGCCCGTGCTTCAGAGTTTCATCACAAAACtcaaggaagaggaggacagggaggtCCAAAAACTCAGGACCAGGTACAGCCAACCAACATTATAATCATTTATCCTATGCTATTTGgatatgtgtataaatgtgctCCTGACAGGTAATACCTTGTTTCAGACATTATGTAACAAATTTCATGCCACATCCTGAGCTTCAATAATACAGACTGGGGGACCTTTTTGGATAAGgtccggtgtgggtgcaggtttttgttttaaattagccaatcatggtcttcaatcaacaAGTAGAATCAGGCACCTttgtgctgggctaaaacaaccTGCATCCATATCGGACATctttttcggataagattggacacccctggtctagacTCTCATTGCAGTTATAGCAAAGacagtgtgtttctgcagtCCCATCTCTTAGCCAATAGTTCAGCCTTCTCACAAAAACATGGTGACACAGCCTCCTTTACCATTAAATTGATTtaggaataataaaataatatctcGTTTCAGGGCCCCTGAGGGCCCTAATGAGTTACTAGTCTACTAAAGAAGCTGTAGTACCATTGGTCTCAAGCAGACATAAATTTGGGTATCAGTTGGGCAGCTGGGCACCTTTTTTGCATTGTCCTGCTTTATGTGTAATTTCTCAGTGAGGTTGAGTGAGGTTGTtctgaaataaatcatattctctggtcccctctcccccttctttTCTCTCAGGTACACCTCTCTCCGTTGTTTGATTCAGAGGAAGCTACAGCGTCTTCCAGAGGGGCCTACTTGTATGTGACTCCACCCTCAGACCCCCAACGGACGCCCAGACCCCCTCTGCACTTCTTCCTACATCACTTCCTGCCATCACAATAACCTTCCCCTTCTCCGTCCAGTAGAAGACTGGTAATACCATTccttccccctccacccccctgaCCCTTCCTAACATTTCGTGAGAGGACCTACTGTAGCATTTCCTCAAAgagcaataataatgatagaGAGATCATTTGCAGACCTAACGGTTGCAAACGTATCTCTTATGGCACTTTTCCTGTGGACATACATGGTAACATGAGTCAAACCAGCCAAAACAAActcatatgcaaataaaacaaagcacattCCACAAAATGAACTTTCCAATCTAGTTTTGACTAATTGGTTGGTTTAAGAATTATAAGTGAAGAATTATATTTTTGACCCAACTCTTGACCCTTATCTTGGAAAACAGACcactagatttttttttctgctgccaTTCTGCCAATCCTGACAAGCCCCGCCCTTCTAAGAACTGCTTTGGAAACAGAAATAAGAACTGAAATCTGTCCCTGGGAATGTGGgagattgtgatgtcacaaatgagAACATCCAGCATTCTCATCCCCTACTCTGAACATTGTAACGCTTGTCTTTTGAGGGGAAGCAGTGTGTTCCTGTCTAATTCTTGGTTTTAAGAACTGCCTGCTGTTTCTGAGTCCCATGTCATGTTCCTCTGGCTGAAGGTGTCAGGACGTCAAAAAGTGGAATCTGTCCATTTATGGCCCTTCCTAATTtgtaaattgaatttttttgggAATTAGCAGTGGTGATTTATCTCTTCTGTGCCCCACAGCTAACTGCCACCACCagttataaatgaaaaataaaaaaaacattaagttcttttcttttttattagaAATGCCCTTTTTGCTTTTCACGTGACACAGTCCCCTAGATTCTACAAACACTTGGCTAACTAGCTATCTGTTAAATCTAATGTTGCTTTAactacagtgcagtgcatttaGTTGAAAATTGGGTGCAGAGTTATAGACGTGTAGGTAACTGCTGGATTGTTTACTGGAATTTAGGACATGCTCTTATCAAtgatttacaatgcaaacaccAGTGTTTTGACATTCTTGACATTGGTCAGTTAACcaacaaatgtaaataatattggTAACGATAAATGTACACAGgatggattggcggcctgtccagggtgtattcacagggcctctcgcccaatgcacgctgggataggctccagcgccccctgtgaccctgtccaggataagcgggtatagataatggatggatggaaatgtACATAGGTACACTGACACTCTTGGCAGAGCTAAGAAGTGAAATAACTAGGTATCAGACTTCTTCCCACAAACAACTCAGTAAACTATTTGGTCAGTTGAGAGATTAAAGTATGAATGAGAATTTCAATTATTTTGGAAGggaatggtttcattttttttactgtagtttcttttaatattgaatttatcaagagaatgtttttgatttttttttttaaatacttgatTAATTGAATCTTTATGTGAATAGGTTGTATTAAAACTTCCACCACTGGTACACAGAAATGGATGACTTTGACAGGGAAGCCTAAATGTTATCTGTGCTGAATTCTGCGaactttttatgtttgtgtttctgctgaATTTGAAGCCTGATTTATTGGAATTTCACGAAGCTCTACCTTGTgaagcacagcagcagcagctgcgggtttttgaaaaatctgtAGGACAAATAAAGATTCTCTTTAAAGGAGGGATATTGCAGAGGATTGTGAAGAGAGTTGGCTACAACacattgttttgttcttttttaaggTTGCATGAGAGTGTACAGTCAGACATGTATCTGCTTGTCTTTGTGTATACCTGGCAATGTCagagaatgtgtgcgtgtgtgtctgtgtgtgtgttcatgctatCTGACTGCAAATGTCAAGTTTATAAGTTTTGTTTTATGACAGAGAATATGTATCACGGACCATCTGTACATCTATATGTACTTCTGGTGAAGCAACACGATTTccagatgtgcgtgtgtgtgcgcgtgcacgcgtgtgtatgtgtgtgtgtgtgtctgattgtaTTTTTGCTATTTGTATTACAATAGGTTGCTTTACATTGTGACTGGTTTAATGTTTCCTGTGAGAGGACCCCTTGCATTTGCTGTAGGAAAGGGCACATGTGACAGCTCTCGTAAAAGGGAAATGTTCTTGACTTTTTATGATGATTATCATTATTCAATAAAgacttttgtttaaaatgtagctGGCAGACAATATCTATCGGTGGGAGagttttattaagggtgccattTTCTCATGAAGTAATTTTCACTCCTTGGTTTTCACTGTAGTTTGGAACATTCAGACCTTTTGCAGAAATCCTATGCAGTAACAGTGAAGCAGCATCCCATGTACCAGTGTTTACAGTGTCTAGCCAATGGGGAGGCGTGGGTGTTCAGTTTGGGGTATTATGGATCACTGAGGCTAAAACAGGACTCAAAGCATCTCAAGCTCTCACCTGATTAGGGCTCAGACCGTCCACAACCTCAGAGAGAAAACGCTTTTCAGCTCAAACGGACGGAAGACAGGTCCATCTCCCCACCACTCTCCTCCTGACACCCGTGCATCTCTGACAAAGAACAGGTAAATTCACCTCCTTCACTCATAAccgaaaaatgaaaataattcatctGTCATGACTTTTCTATTCTTGACTATTCGGTCATTTTGCATGTTACATCTGGTTATTTCACTGTTATCGGTAGACACTGTAAGTACCAACTGAGATTAGCTTGTCAGACATAATTTTGCACCATCACCTATCCTTGTGgttattttgacatttaatgCTATAGTAATAATTGCTGGTCTACTCAGGAAATCTTTATagatattatacattttatgaacCTTTATCCCTGTGGCAGGAGGGTGCATAAAGCACTGAACAGAGAAATGtttctgagaaataaaataattgtttttaaaacttctcagaaattttattaaataatacagtttttccatgtttttgaGCATAACTAATTAcctgtgttgtttgttttaataagaTATTTTTCTATCTGTATTAAGGGTGTCAACAATCAGGGAGGtgactgtacatacatacattttgggttaatttcactttttttacagtgtgtacTTGCTTTTGGTTGTCTGATGACCTGTATTAATCACATGACTCATTTGGCATGTGACATTACAGTGTGACTCAGTTACAAGAAGATGTGGTGCAAATAAGAGGGCTATTTAGTCCAACAAGCAATTAACACTGACTGCCGTTCACTGGACCACAGTCCTTTGCAGGTGTGCTGGTCTACCAGTGGTTCCAGTCTCTGTGACTTCCCTGTCACAGGTCTGTGAATGGGTGTAGGGGCAGCAAAGGGGATCCACGAGTCTCAGGATTAGTCCAGTAATAGCAGACAGGAAAGTTAATCCTCGGCTGGGTCAGAAGGCTTTGTGTGTGAGCCATGTAGAATACACCATGTACTGACATTGCTTACGTGCTCATTTACTTGTCACAGTGTTTACTGTTCCTTGGCTCTGTTCCAAGGACCATGATGTTTCGGCCACACAAGGGACATCTCTTACATTTAGTTAGAGCTCATATTCGGGGTAACTACACTTGATGTGAAACTCGGAACCTAAATCGCTTCGGATGTATCTTCATAATATATTAGTCAATATTGTATTTACGTTTCATAGTAAGTTAAACTCAGGATATGAGAAAAGTAATTGTTGTCACTCAGAGTTAAAGACAAACTTCTTTTCAATAATTTCATTACACTTAAAAACTCTTAGCTCCAGCGTTGCAAGAGGCTgtgtaaattcattttttagtCACGGAGAGAGAATTGGTTATCAAGCTCCTGTCCGGTTTGGAGGTTGTTCCAATATCAAGGAGCACAGTACTCAACGATGACATCATAATCTGTCATGATAATTAATGAGTACACCTACTTTGCTTATGGAGATATAAACCTCCACAGTGGGAGCGACACAAAGCTGGGAGTGACTTACATAAAGCTACGTACAGGATTACGGGAACCCTTTTGGATGACTTTACTGACCTTAAGTGAATGCTGTAAGACTATTAATGAAGCAAGAGAGATCTGTGGCAGCTGCCAGTGATTAAAATACCTCCCTCAATGGGAACTCAATATGCCATGAATTACTTGGGCAGAACATATAGTTCTGAACGAGCTTTACAGGAGAGCCTGTTTCACTAGTGGGTGTGTCTCTTTGCAGGGCGCCTCTGTCATGATTGGCCAGCGTGGACTCCCCGCCCTGTGGGCGTGCCTGTTGCTGGCGGCGACGTTGTGCCCCAGCGCCgtggtggggcggggccggggcttCGGGGGAAGGATGGGGGGCATGAGGATGGGGGCCAGAGCCCCACCCATACAGACCCACCGCTCCTCCAACACCGGGATGAAGatggcgggggcggcggcggcgggggcccTGGGCGGGGCGGTGGTCGGGCACGGGCTGAGCTCGATGGGGCGTCCGGGATATGGCTACGGAGGTTACGGCGGCTACGGCCACGGCGGGTACGGCGGGTACCCCAGGTACGGCGGCGGATATGCCTCCGGAGGCCGCAGGTACGAAAACGGCGGCGAGTTCCGGAATGAGACTGACGGGGAGTACTACTACGATTCCAGCCCCAGCCATGACACCAGTGCTTTTGTCATCCTGGGATCCATGATATCCTTCATGATGGGTCACTGGATGGGAATTTAATCCTGTGGACTGGATCATCCTCATTTAGAATGTACAGGGCTGTGAATGAAAATTCAAGCAGCTCACAATGAGTAAGAGTGATTGCGCTGCCAACTATCTTTGCTTTAAAAGGATTCTTTGAATAAGGCTTTCTTTCCTAAGAAGATTCTAGGCAGTAATTTGTTTGGGCTATATGGATGGGGTTGCACTAAGAGTACATCATTATAGCCATGTGAgcataaatttttattttcatgactAACAATAGTCTTCAAAGTTATGGATGATGAAAGAAAGGGTTTGTTACCGTATTTGGTGTTCATTTGAAATTATGgtaaaagtatatatatatatatttatttattttttgaaaagagtGCTTAAGTTCAGCTCAGATCACACAGATTGCAGTAGGAGCAAATAAAGTATCTTTGTGAAGCTGATAAACTAAAATTTACCACACATTCCAGGTGGAAAATTCCGCCAGATTTTTCATCCCTTTCTACCTCTATTATAGGTTAGTCAGTTAGAATGCTGTAATACTGCCAACAATTGCCCATCCTTCGATTAAACAAAAGTAATGAACAGTCACTTCTCTATTCACATTCCACTATTTGTAAGTACTATTGATTTCAAGAATATTTTTGTAACATTGCGTTTATTTTTGTAACAATGCATTTATCATACAAGTATTGCCATGAGCAGGATTatgtagtttttaaattaatatatgctggtgtttctgtgagaataaaataacttttcagAGCAGTAATGCAGACTTTGATGCAGGCAGGCTAATTGTATAATGTGTTTTGATCAAGTGCACGGCTGTTGTATTTGAATAAAGGTATGAAAACCCGTTTGTGTAGATATTTTAAGTTTGTGGCTCTACACGTTCACTGTACTTTTCTCACAAGCATAATTCTGACTCAATGTAAGCTGCTTATGTGTTCACATACTCCTATACGTTCTCCTATAATACAGCTGAGTACTACGTAGGTTACATAACTGACGTCTGTGATTACAAGTGCAACTCTTCGATGTAGAACCAGCAGAATCCACTAGGGGGAGACAACATTGTAGCAGACTAAGGCATGGGTAGGCAGTTCTCCCGGATCTATTTAGAGGCAATACACAGCCTTCACTCACCACATAAGACTGGTATACCAGCTGTTGCCCGTGAAACAGGTGATGTTGTCTACTCTAAACCTGCGCACAATTTGTCTTGCAATCTGTTAAAGGATCAAATAATAAATCGCGAGTGATAGAATCAAACTCCTTTTTAAGCGAGCGGTGttaaatgtgattatttattttacataatcgtacatttaaaatgtatttgttggtTCGTTTAAACTTTTGATTGGTTAGTATTAGTAGTTACTTAGCATACTACTTCgtggatttttaaatgaacgtTACAGGTCAGAGCCAGAGGTCAGAGCCGAACATAACGGGTCAGAAGGGAGTCAAAGTGCTGTTACCAAAATAAAATCTCCGTGGAGGGGACTCAGACCGCCAATGAGTCCTCCAAAATGAGCACTTAGGCGAGATCTGTGAATTGTGACCCTTCTCGATATTTCAGAGGACGTTTTcgttttcatttctgtcttttAATGAACAATGAAGACAATTGACACCCCCCACCAGCATTCATTATAGTGGAATCCTGTTAATATTGTGATCATTTTCCAGAAATCAGGCAACAAATCACGGTCTCACTGCGAAATTTGGAGAGCTTCTCTTCAGCgtgttgccagttcaaaccatTTAATATTGTCGTAGAGGAAACAAGCCAATGTTACTGACAAGTTTGAGTTTATGTCGAAAAAGAGAAACGAGAATGAAGTAAAATAAGAATAGCCAACTCGAGAGTTAGCCCTTAGCATAATAGCAGTTGGCATGACGCACCAGTCATTGCCCTGCCTGGCCGGAAGGTAGGCCCGGCTCCTTTGCTGCGGTTTATCTTGGCAACAATATGACCGTCGGCGACCACTGCCACAGTGCGAGCAGCCTGCCTGACGAACCCTTGGAATCCAACCCTTGGTTGTTCACAAAGGATGTTAATTTTGGGTGCAACGTTTGCTGTGTCAAGAACCCTCCTCTCTGCGCTCCGAAAAAGGTGTGCCTTTGTCAGATGAGTGGATATCAACTGAACTGTAAGTAGCTTATTGCTGTCGCAAAGCATTTGGCCCTGTTTAAGAAAATATCGCAAACACAGAGATAGCATTGTACACAAGCCACTGAAGTCGTTCAAATAAAGGAAAaggaaatgctgaaaaaataaaggacGTAAACTCTTGTCACCGTCAAGTCAAGAAAACCACttcttttaaaacagaaaacttgCGATTAAAAGAGTAGCTAGCAACTCGCTTGCCCAATGCTTTGGACAGGTTTGGATGTGTAGGGAACTTGACCCTAGTGGAGGTGACAGCCCACGGACCTGTAGTACAAGGTGTCACTGCAGAACCTGTTGCCCTCTACAATAACGGTTGCCTTCCGCTTCTGGTCAGTTCTGGTCCCCTTATTGGATAAAACGCTATCACATGATTTAAACTTCAGTATATTTTGTGCATGGGCACGTACAAGTTACGGGTACTTTCGTACATAATCagccctaacatttacgcctctgacattttagctacatttcttgaca contains:
- the LOC135264898 gene encoding ras association domain-containing protein 2-like isoform X1, with product MDNGQDCVQIGENKFISKTTLLMHLKTYNLYYEGQNLQLRHREEEEELIVEGLLNISWGLKRPIRLQMQDDNERIKPPPSSTSWHSGCNLGTQSMETQPVPSTQPVPPTIEVTESEDLPEQCSEKEAEMGEEYEGSSQILRTKSDAGVLRRGARRSASDQRKIRRHRFSINGHFYNHKTAVFTPAYGSVTNVRINSCMTTPQVLRVLLNKFKIENSPDDFALYLVHTSGERVQLKRSDHPLVLRVLQGPCEQVSRIFLMEQDLAEEVTYDVAQYIKFEMPVLQSFITKLKEEEDREVQKLRTRYTSLRCLIQRKLQRLPEGPTCM
- the LOC135264898 gene encoding ras association domain-containing protein 2-like isoform X2; translation: MDNGQDCVQIGENKFISKTTLLMHLKTYNLYYEGQNLQLRHREEEEELIVEGLLNISWGLKRPIRLQMQDDNERIKPPPSSTSWHSGCNLGTQSMETQPVPSTQPVPPTIEVTESEDLPEQCSEKEAEMEEYEGSSQILRTKSDAGVLRRGARRSASDQRKIRRHRFSINGHFYNHKTAVFTPAYGSVTNVRINSCMTTPQVLRVLLNKFKIENSPDDFALYLVHTSGERVQLKRSDHPLVLRVLQGPCEQVSRIFLMEQDLAEEVTYDVAQYIKFEMPVLQSFITKLKEEEDREVQKLRTRYTSLRCLIQRKLQRLPEGPTCM
- the prnpa gene encoding prion protein a (Kanno blood group) — translated: MIGQRGLPALWACLLLAATLCPSAVVGRGRGFGGRMGGMRMGARAPPIQTHRSSNTGMKMAGAAAAGALGGAVVGHGLSSMGRPGYGYGGYGGYGHGGYGGYPRYGGGYASGGRRYENGGEFRNETDGEYYYDSSPSHDTSAFVILGSMISFMMGHWMGI